In Arachis stenosperma cultivar V10309 chromosome 1, arast.V10309.gnm1.PFL2, whole genome shotgun sequence, one DNA window encodes the following:
- the LOC130960719 gene encoding protein YELLOW LEAF 1, choloroplastic-like — MLSTCAVSSSPLPILPPVRTGGQHNKRNIVSSDNFPGRPRTTYSSRSLKPTYTQFPFGTRACSARTATFICAAALNARCGAEQTQTVTRQAPTMTHVPAKEKSPQLDDGGTGFPPGDDDDGGGGGGGGGGNWSGGFFFFGFLAFLGFLKDKESEGDAYKSSRRR; from the exons TGAGAACAGGTGGTCAGCACAACAAGAGGAATATTGTTTCTTCAGATAACTTTCCAGGACGACCGCGGACGACTTATAGTTCAAGATCATTGAAGCCTACTTATACACAGTTTCCATTTGGTACGAGAGCATGTTCTGCTCGGACTGCAACTTTTATATGTGCTGCAGCTTTG AATGCAAGATGTGGTGCAGAGCAAACTCAAACTGTTACTCGCCAAGCTCCAACAATGACTCACGTTCCTG CGAAGGAGAAGTCACCACAACTTGATGATGGAGGAACTGGATTTCCACCTGGCGACGATGATGATGGCGGCGgtggaggtggtggtggtggaggcaACTGGTCTGGTggatttttctttttcgggTTTCTTGCTTTTCTTGGATTCTTAAAGGATAAGGAAAGTGAAGGTGACGCATACAAGAGTAGTAGGAGGAGGTGA